A single region of the Thioalkalivibrio nitratireducens DSM 14787 genome encodes:
- the gorA gene encoding glutathione-disulfide reductase: MEQYDIIVIGGGSGGLAVAERAAGHGARVVVFDPKPLGGTCVNEGCVPKKLTWYAAHHISHARHASEFGVDLQSSGLRYPDLVQRRHAFLRMLNDYWSGYLERLGVDYVPERAQLLDERTVSAGGKEYRGERVVIATGGEPIVPRMPGHELGATSDDFFQWEDLPRSIAIIGAGYIGLEMAGMLRAFGAEVTVIAMEDRVLEMFDPMVSHVLERHLEEQGIERRLGATVKGLAGETGAVRVQIADGSEAGPFERVLWAVGRSPRTRDIGLESVGVELRPNGTVPVGEWQETNVPGVFALGDIIGKGPLTPVAIAAGRRLADHWFAPERDPVPVDYSQIPTVTFTHPPTGAVGMTEPQAVARYGDQVHVYETEFGGLARAFAEGDIAPISMKLVCAGDDERVVGIHMVGDAVDEMLQGFAVAVRMGATKRDFDLTIPIHPTSAEELVTLKVSRPGQSDPVANAA, translated from the coding sequence ATGGAACAGTACGACATCATCGTGATCGGCGGAGGCAGCGGTGGTCTCGCGGTCGCCGAGCGGGCCGCCGGCCACGGCGCCCGCGTCGTGGTCTTCGACCCGAAGCCCCTCGGCGGCACCTGCGTGAACGAGGGCTGCGTGCCCAAGAAGCTGACCTGGTACGCCGCCCACCACATCAGCCACGCCCGCCACGCTTCGGAATTCGGCGTGGATCTGCAATCCTCGGGCCTCCGCTACCCGGATCTGGTCCAGCGCCGGCACGCGTTCCTGCGCATGCTGAACGACTACTGGTCCGGCTACCTGGAGCGCCTCGGCGTGGACTACGTGCCGGAACGGGCACAGCTGCTGGACGAGCGCACGGTCAGTGCCGGCGGCAAGGAGTACCGCGGCGAGCGTGTGGTGATCGCCACCGGCGGCGAACCCATCGTTCCGCGCATGCCCGGACATGAGCTGGGTGCGACTTCGGATGATTTCTTCCAGTGGGAGGATCTCCCCAGGTCCATCGCGATCATCGGTGCCGGCTACATCGGGCTGGAGATGGCCGGCATGCTCCGCGCGTTCGGCGCGGAGGTGACCGTGATCGCGATGGAGGACCGGGTGCTGGAAATGTTCGACCCGATGGTCAGTCACGTGCTCGAACGGCATCTGGAGGAACAAGGCATCGAACGCCGTCTGGGGGCCACGGTGAAGGGTCTCGCGGGCGAAACCGGCGCCGTCCGCGTGCAGATCGCCGACGGCAGCGAAGCCGGCCCGTTCGAACGGGTGCTCTGGGCGGTCGGGCGCTCGCCAAGGACCCGCGACATCGGGCTGGAGTCGGTCGGCGTGGAACTGCGTCCGAACGGGACCGTGCCGGTGGGCGAGTGGCAGGAGACGAACGTCCCCGGCGTGTTCGCGCTCGGTGACATCATCGGCAAGGGGCCGCTGACCCCGGTCGCGATCGCCGCCGGCCGGCGGCTCGCGGACCACTGGTTCGCGCCGGAACGCGACCCGGTCCCGGTCGACTACAGTCAGATTCCCACGGTGACTTTCACCCACCCGCCAACCGGTGCAGTAGGCATGACCGAACCGCAGGCGGTCGCCCGGTACGGCGACCAGGTGCACGTGTACGAGACCGAGTTCGGTGGCCTCGCGCGGGCCTTCGCCGAGGGTGACATCGCGCCGATCTCGATGAAGCTGGTCTGTGCCGGCGACGACGAGCGGGTGGTCGGCATCCACATGGTCGGCGACGCAGTCGACGAGATGCTGCAGGGCTTTGCGGTCGCGGTGCGCATGGGCGCGACCAAGCGCGACTTCGACCTAACCATCCCGATCCACCCAACCAGCGCCGAGGAACTCGTCACGCTGAAGGTGTCCCGCCCCGGCCAGAGCGACCCGGTCGCGAACGCCGCCTGA
- a CDS encoding glutathione peroxidase, translating into MTLQAREGQRVPEVTFRCRKDNEWNDIRSADIFKGRNVVVFALPGAFTPTCSSAHVPRYNELAPVLKAQGIDEIVCISVNDGFVMEAWQADQCAERITFIADGNGEFTDAMGMLVDKSDLGFGKRSWRYSMLVRDGVIEKQFIEPDEPGDPFVVSDADTMLEYLAPNAARPKDVVLFTKPGCPYCKAAKDDLQQASMDFEEIVLGRDASLRSLRAATGAMTVPQVFVNGERIGGSEELKVWLDRARIRPAA; encoded by the coding sequence ATGACGCTGCAAGCACGCGAAGGTCAGCGCGTACCCGAAGTCACATTCCGCTGCCGCAAGGACAACGAGTGGAACGACATCCGCTCCGCAGACATCTTCAAAGGCCGCAACGTCGTCGTGTTCGCGCTGCCGGGCGCTTTCACGCCCACGTGTTCCTCGGCCCACGTTCCCCGCTACAACGAGCTGGCGCCGGTCCTGAAGGCGCAGGGCATCGACGAGATCGTCTGCATCTCGGTGAACGACGGCTTCGTGATGGAGGCCTGGCAGGCGGATCAGTGCGCCGAACGCATCACCTTCATTGCCGACGGCAACGGCGAGTTCACCGACGCGATGGGCATGCTGGTGGACAAGTCCGACCTCGGCTTCGGCAAGCGCTCCTGGCGCTACTCGATGCTGGTGCGCGACGGCGTGATCGAGAAGCAGTTCATCGAACCCGACGAACCAGGCGACCCGTTCGTGGTCTCCGATGCGGATACCATGCTCGAGTACCTGGCGCCGAATGCTGCCCGGCCCAAGGACGTGGTGCTGTTCACCAAACCGGGCTGCCCGTACTGCAAGGCCGCGAAGGACGACCTGCAGCAGGCCAGCATGGATTTCGAAGAGATCGTGCTCGGCCGCGACGCCAGCCTGCGCAGCTTGCGGGCCGCAACCGGCGCGATGACCGTGCCTCAGGTCTTCGTGAACGGCGAGCGCATCGGTGGCTCGGAAGAGCTGAAGGTCTGGCTGGACCGCGCGCGCATCCGCCCCGCGGCCTGA
- the dnaX gene encoding DNA polymerase III subunit gamma/tau — MSHQVLARKWRPSRFENLVGQPHVVRALVNALSSGRIHHAYLFSGTRGVGKTTIARILARCLNCETGVTATPCGQCRPCVEIAEGRHLDLIEVDAASRTRVDDTRELLDNVSYAPVSGRYKVYLVDEVHMLSEKSFNALLKTLEEPPPHVIFLLATTDPQKLPVTVLSRCLQFNLKPMPAALIAEHLERVLASEGVAAAPGALLRLAEAAEGSMRDALSLTDQAIAYSGDELGESEVCDMIGLLPRSRLTELLDVVWAVQGARMLGLLRELDALAPDWARLLEELAALVHGVAVQQVLLQEPGAAAAGTPDDPASRWAQQAAAREAPEDIQLAYQILLHGARDLPYAPDARIGAEMTLLRMLAFRPAPDVQGGDSQVGDSAGNSGTRRAGRAAPAFGAAPERGAARAATGTPARSPTPVTPVAGAPGAPPRAGGSESGVRERVARETAAAPASKAGNSHAITQQGPAPEAQRTAPDPGSSVAAGLDWHAFAGSLPAGPARELALHADLLECGSERVVIAVQPAHRMLGTARTRARVAEALGRVLGYQVSLELREQAAPSGSTPAARLAADAADRHARAEAELRADPVIQTLQETFGAEVTRVVVAEEEDRPDAGAPPAS; from the coding sequence ATGAGTCATCAGGTGCTGGCCCGAAAATGGCGCCCCAGCCGGTTTGAGAACCTGGTGGGCCAGCCGCATGTGGTGCGGGCGCTGGTGAATGCGCTGAGCAGCGGACGCATCCACCACGCCTACCTCTTTTCCGGTACCCGGGGGGTCGGCAAGACCACCATTGCGCGCATCCTGGCCCGATGCCTCAACTGCGAGACGGGCGTTACTGCGACGCCCTGCGGCCAGTGCCGGCCCTGCGTGGAGATTGCCGAGGGGCGGCATCTGGACCTGATTGAGGTCGACGCGGCGTCGCGCACCCGGGTCGACGACACGCGGGAACTGCTGGACAACGTGTCGTACGCGCCGGTATCGGGGCGTTACAAGGTGTACCTCGTTGACGAAGTGCACATGCTCTCCGAAAAGAGCTTCAACGCACTATTGAAAACGCTCGAGGAACCTCCGCCGCACGTCATCTTCCTGCTGGCGACCACGGACCCCCAGAAGCTGCCGGTGACCGTGCTCTCCCGCTGTCTTCAGTTCAACTTGAAGCCGATGCCGGCGGCGCTGATCGCGGAGCACCTGGAACGCGTTCTGGCGTCGGAGGGCGTGGCCGCGGCACCGGGTGCGTTGCTGCGGCTGGCAGAAGCCGCCGAGGGGAGCATGCGCGATGCGCTGAGCCTCACCGACCAGGCGATTGCGTACTCCGGCGACGAGCTGGGCGAGTCCGAGGTCTGCGACATGATCGGCCTGTTGCCGAGGTCGCGACTGACCGAACTCCTCGACGTGGTCTGGGCGGTGCAGGGGGCACGCATGCTCGGGTTGCTGCGGGAGCTCGATGCACTGGCCCCGGACTGGGCGCGGCTGCTCGAGGAACTCGCGGCGCTGGTGCATGGCGTGGCGGTGCAGCAGGTGCTGCTGCAGGAACCGGGCGCGGCTGCTGCCGGCACGCCGGACGACCCTGCGTCGCGCTGGGCGCAGCAGGCCGCGGCACGCGAGGCGCCCGAGGACATCCAGCTTGCCTACCAGATCCTGCTCCACGGGGCGCGTGATCTGCCGTACGCGCCGGACGCCAGGATTGGGGCGGAGATGACGCTGTTGCGCATGCTGGCCTTCCGGCCTGCGCCGGACGTGCAAGGGGGCGACAGTCAAGTGGGCGACAGTGCGGGGAATTCCGGCACGCGCCGCGCCGGTCGGGCGGCGCCCGCGTTCGGGGCGGCGCCGGAGCGGGGGGCGGCGCGCGCCGCGACCGGTACGCCGGCGCGATCGCCAACGCCGGTCACACCCGTCGCCGGGGCGCCCGGGGCGCCCCCCCGCGCGGGCGGGTCCGAAAGCGGTGTGCGCGAGCGGGTCGCCCGTGAGACCGCCGCTGCACCGGCTTCGAAGGCCGGGAATTCGCATGCGATCACGCAGCAGGGGCCTGCACCCGAGGCACAGCGAACGGCGCCTGACCCGGGTTCGAGCGTCGCGGCAGGGCTGGACTGGCATGCCTTCGCCGGTTCGCTTCCCGCCGGACCGGCACGCGAACTGGCGCTGCATGCCGACCTGCTCGAATGCGGATCCGAACGGGTGGTGATTGCCGTTCAGCCTGCCCACCGCATGCTGGGAACGGCGCGAACCCGTGCACGGGTAGCAGAGGCGCTGGGCCGGGTGCTCGGGTACCAGGTCAGCCTGGAGCTCCGTGAGCAGGCGGCACCGTCGGGCAGTACCCCGGCGGCCAGGCTTGCGGCGGACGCGGCCGACCGTCACGCTAGGGCCGAGGCGGAACTCCGTGCCGACCCGGTGATTCAGACGTTGCAGGAAACCTTCGGCGCGGAGGTGACCCGGGTGGTCGTGGCGGAAGAGGAAGACCGCCCCGACGCGGGCGCCCCGCCGGCGTCGTAG
- a CDS encoding YbaB/EbfC family nucleoid-associated protein, which produces MMKGGLGGLMKQAQKMQEDMQKVQAELANMEIDGQAGGGLVRVVMTGKYEVRRVTIDPSLFDDDRDMIEDLVAAAVNDAVHKAEAAAQERMAGLTAGMGLPAGMKLPF; this is translated from the coding sequence ATGATGAAAGGTGGTTTGGGCGGCCTGATGAAACAGGCCCAGAAGATGCAGGAAGACATGCAGAAGGTGCAGGCTGAGCTTGCGAATATGGAGATCGACGGTCAGGCCGGTGGCGGTCTCGTCCGGGTCGTGATGACCGGCAAGTACGAAGTGCGCCGGGTGACCATTGACCCCAGCCTGTTCGACGATGATCGTGACATGATCGAAGACCTGGTGGCAGCAGCGGTGAACGACGCCGTGCACAAGGCCGAGGCGGCGGCGCAGGAACGCATGGCCGGGCTGACGGCCGGGATGGGTCTGCCCGCCGGCATGAAATTGCCGTTCTGA
- the recR gene encoding recombination mediator RecR produces MTTEPALEELIAALRCLPGVGNKSARRMALHLLERDRAGARRLSRALEVAADTVGHCSRCRTLTAADTCARCLDPSRDPGVICVVETPGDVLAIEAATDFRGVFHVLLGRLSPLDGIGPSELGLDRLEQRLHDEPVRELILATNASVEGEVTAHYLAEMAARHGVRATRIAQGVPAGGELEYLDAGTLAHALSGRREY; encoded by the coding sequence ATGACGACCGAGCCCGCCCTCGAGGAACTGATCGCGGCACTGCGCTGCTTGCCGGGTGTCGGCAACAAGTCGGCGCGGCGGATGGCGCTGCATCTGCTGGAACGCGATCGAGCGGGAGCTCGCCGGCTGTCCCGAGCGCTGGAGGTGGCTGCGGACACGGTCGGACACTGTTCCCGCTGTCGCACGCTGACGGCTGCCGATACCTGTGCGCGCTGCCTCGACCCCTCGCGCGACCCGGGTGTGATCTGTGTGGTCGAAACCCCGGGCGACGTGCTGGCCATCGAGGCGGCTACCGATTTCCGCGGGGTGTTTCATGTGCTGCTGGGGCGCCTTTCGCCGCTCGACGGCATCGGCCCTTCGGAACTGGGGCTGGACCGGCTGGAGCAGCGGCTGCACGATGAACCCGTGCGCGAGCTCATCCTGGCCACGAATGCCTCGGTGGAAGGCGAGGTGACCGCGCACTACCTCGCCGAGATGGCTGCACGTCACGGCGTGCGAGCCACGCGGATCGCGCAGGGCGTGCCGGCCGGGGGCGAACTGGAGTACCTGGACGCCGGCACGCTCGCCCATGCCTTGTCGGGCCGGCGCGAATATTGA
- a CDS encoding histidine triad nucleotide-binding protein, whose product MSDCVFCRIVAGEIPARIILKTDTVLAFHDLNPQAPGHALVIPRRHIATLNDASESDRAILGDLMLAGAEVARILGFAESGYRTVTNCNPDGGQTVYHIHLHVLGGRRLSWPPG is encoded by the coding sequence GTGAGCGATTGTGTATTCTGCCGTATCGTGGCCGGCGAGATCCCCGCGCGGATCATCCTGAAAACCGACACGGTGCTCGCGTTCCACGATCTGAATCCGCAGGCGCCCGGGCATGCGCTGGTGATCCCGCGCCGCCACATCGCGACTCTGAACGACGCTTCGGAGTCGGACCGCGCGATCCTCGGCGACCTGATGCTGGCGGGGGCGGAGGTCGCCAGAATCCTGGGTTTCGCCGAATCGGGATACCGGACGGTGACGAACTGCAACCCGGACGGAGGCCAGACGGTCTACCATATACACTTGCATGTCCTGGGGGGGCGGCGGCTGTCCTGGCCCCCGGGCTGA
- the rsgA gene encoding ribosome small subunit-dependent GTPase A has translation MCMATRQPGKHAASTTAPLRVIARYGSEVDVLDTRQRVQQRARLRRKTDDVVCGDRVFLEATEAAVARRADRHNQLTRRDVSNRPRTIAANIDRVWIVIAPRPEVPSFLVDRFLAGIVNLPAQPGILVNKWDRADLQRPAAFDALLENYRCLNLDLLRVSAHTGYGLDRLRTAARGHSNILVGQSGVGKSSLIQALLPREELRIGNLGHSGEGRHTTTTARWYEAEGGAWIDSPGVRDFTPEISSTAELVRGFPDLAAFAERCRFRDCTHRAEPGCAVTVAVADGGLPAHRLEAWHELLQEIGAGGRLMPGNRGARR, from the coding sequence ATGTGCATGGCTACGCGACAGCCCGGAAAGCACGCGGCCTCAACTACCGCTCCGCTGCGGGTGATCGCACGCTATGGCAGCGAAGTGGACGTGCTCGATACCCGGCAACGGGTGCAGCAGCGTGCACGACTGCGGCGCAAGACCGACGATGTGGTCTGCGGTGACCGCGTCTTCCTCGAGGCCACGGAAGCCGCAGTTGCGCGGCGTGCGGACCGTCACAACCAGTTGACCCGCCGCGACGTTTCGAACCGGCCCAGGACCATCGCAGCGAACATCGACCGGGTGTGGATCGTGATCGCGCCGCGCCCCGAGGTGCCGTCGTTCCTGGTCGACCGGTTTCTGGCCGGCATCGTCAACCTCCCGGCACAGCCAGGAATCCTGGTGAACAAGTGGGACCGCGCCGACCTGCAACGCCCGGCGGCCTTCGACGCGTTGCTCGAGAACTACCGCTGCCTGAACCTGGACCTGCTGCGCGTCAGCGCACACACCGGGTACGGGCTCGATCGGCTCCGCACAGCCGCTCGCGGCCACAGCAACATCCTGGTCGGGCAGTCGGGAGTTGGCAAGTCCTCGCTGATCCAGGCGTTGCTGCCGCGCGAGGAACTGCGGATCGGAAATCTGGGGCATTCGGGAGAGGGCCGGCACACGACCACCACTGCACGCTGGTACGAGGCCGAGGGAGGGGCATGGATCGACTCCCCCGGAGTCCGCGACTTCACCCCGGAAATCAGCAGCACCGCGGAGCTGGTGCGGGGTTTTCCCGACCTGGCCGCTTTCGCGGAACGCTGCCGGTTCCGGGATTGCACCCACCGGGCCGAACCGGGCTGCGCGGTCACGGTGGCCGTCGCGGACGGCGGCCTGCCCGCACACCGGCTGGAGGCCTGGCACGAGTTGTTGCAGGAGATCGGCGCGGGCGGGCGCCTTATGCCGGGGAATCGCGGCGCACGCCGTTGA
- a CDS encoding 4a-hydroxytetrahydrobiopterin dehydratase, with translation MSDLKNRHCEPPERFPGPMSPADRDAMLKQLHPEWNLDSDQGPISRRLRFGNFHETVGFVNAVAWIANREDHHPDLEVSYNQCVVRFTTHAVNGLTLNDFVCAARIDALLE, from the coding sequence ATGAGCGACCTGAAGAACCGGCATTGCGAGCCCCCGGAACGATTCCCGGGGCCGATGAGTCCGGCCGACCGCGATGCGATGCTGAAACAGCTCCACCCCGAATGGAATCTGGATAGCGACCAGGGACCGATCTCACGGCGGCTGCGTTTCGGCAATTTTCACGAAACGGTTGGCTTCGTGAACGCGGTCGCGTGGATCGCGAACCGCGAGGACCACCATCCCGATCTCGAGGTCTCCTATAACCAGTGCGTGGTTCGGTTCACGACCCACGCGGTGAACGGGCTGACACTGAACGACTTCGTCTGCGCCGCACGCATCGATGCGCTGCTCGAGTAG
- a CDS encoding c-type cytochrome has translation MRYLGTALGTLFVATTFAAPSQASDVGLGEKLHQENCVSCHVSMVGGDGSELYTRHTRGVESFDSLVTQVNRCNVNLGTGWFDDEVEAVAHYLNENYYQF, from the coding sequence ATGCGTTATCTTGGAACCGCACTCGGTACACTGTTCGTCGCGACCACCTTCGCCGCGCCGTCCCAGGCCAGCGACGTCGGGCTAGGCGAGAAGCTGCACCAGGAGAACTGCGTGTCGTGCCATGTCAGCATGGTTGGCGGCGACGGATCGGAGCTATATACCCGCCACACCCGCGGCGTGGAGTCGTTCGATTCGCTGGTCACACAGGTGAACCGCTGCAACGTGAACCTCGGGACCGGCTGGTTCGACGACGAGGTCGAGGCCGTCGCGCACTATCTCAACGAGAACTACTACCAGTTCTGA
- the orn gene encoding oligoribonuclease gives MGQNADNLIWIDLEMTGLDPHSDLILEVATIVTDKDLNVLAEGPVIAVRQQEAVLVRMDDWNRRTHGASGLMQRVRDSMTDELGAEHATLEFVKQWVPRNASPMCGNSICQDRRFLARCMPDLERYFHYRNLDVSTLKELARRWAPQVLASSNKEATHQALQDIRDSIAELRHYREHFIRLPAGRPEAE, from the coding sequence ATGGGCCAGAATGCCGATAACCTGATCTGGATAGACCTCGAGATGACCGGTTTGGATCCCCATTCGGACCTGATTCTCGAGGTTGCGACGATCGTCACCGACAAGGATCTGAACGTGCTCGCCGAGGGACCGGTGATCGCGGTGCGCCAGCAGGAAGCGGTGCTGGTGCGTATGGACGACTGGAACCGCAGAACGCACGGGGCCTCCGGACTGATGCAACGCGTGCGCGACAGCATGACCGATGAGCTCGGCGCCGAGCATGCGACGCTGGAGTTTGTGAAGCAATGGGTGCCGCGCAATGCGTCGCCGATGTGCGGCAACTCGATCTGCCAGGACCGCCGTTTCCTGGCCCGGTGTATGCCTGATCTCGAGAGGTACTTCCATTACCGCAATCTGGACGTGAGTACGCTGAAGGAACTCGCCCGGCGCTGGGCGCCGCAGGTGCTCGCATCTTCGAACAAAGAGGCCACGCACCAGGCACTGCAGGACATCCGGGACTCGATCGCCGAACTGCGTCATTACCGCGAGCACTTCATCCGGTTGCCGGCTGGCCGGCCCGAGGCGGAGTAG
- the nadB gene encoding L-aspartate oxidase, giving the protein MAATQMDPPVERFDVLIIGSGASGLTAALHLAPFRRVAVLSKGPVDEGSTRYAQGGISAVLDKADSFDAHMADTLDAGAGLCEIDAVRRTVAAGPEAIQWLLGLGVPFTREAHEGRSRLHLTREGGHSARRVAHAADATGQAIEDTLVHTLRERPRIDVFERHMAVDLIVHRAGGSPRVIGAYVQDGTTRQVQTVLAPVVILATGGASKVYLYSSNPDGATGDGIAMAWRAGCRVANMEFMQFHPTCLFHPRAKSFLISEAVRGEGGHLLLPGGERFMERFDRRAELAPRDIVARAIDHEMKRLGIDCVYLDISHRPPEFVREHFPTIHQRCLEYGFDMTTEPLPVVPAAHYTCGGVMVNRHGQTDLPGLYAAGEVSYTGLHGANRMASNSLLECLVYARAAADHILSVPDPLRPESLPQPPNWDESRVTDSDEEVVVSHDWDELRRLMWDYVGIVRSLDRLLRAQRRIRVLMEEVHEYYSHYRITPDLIELRNLVLVADIIVKSALERRESRGLHYVRNYPERDPALDGKPTVQTPPSSAAHHPA; this is encoded by the coding sequence ATGGCCGCAACACAAATGGATCCGCCGGTCGAGCGCTTCGACGTGCTGATCATCGGAAGCGGCGCCTCGGGCCTGACCGCGGCACTCCATCTCGCACCGTTCCGGCGCGTGGCCGTGCTCAGCAAGGGGCCTGTGGACGAGGGCAGCACCCGCTACGCGCAAGGGGGCATCTCGGCGGTGCTGGACAAGGCCGACTCCTTCGATGCCCACATGGCCGACACCCTCGACGCCGGCGCCGGCCTGTGCGAGATCGATGCCGTGCGCCGCACCGTGGCCGCCGGTCCCGAGGCGATCCAGTGGCTGCTCGGACTCGGCGTGCCGTTCACCCGCGAGGCCCACGAGGGGCGCAGCCGCCTGCACTTGACCCGCGAGGGCGGGCACAGTGCGCGACGGGTCGCCCACGCGGCCGACGCCACCGGCCAGGCGATCGAGGACACCCTGGTACACACCCTCCGGGAGCGTCCCCGGATCGACGTGTTCGAGCGGCACATGGCGGTGGACCTGATCGTGCACCGCGCCGGCGGCAGCCCCCGGGTCATCGGCGCCTATGTGCAGGATGGCACCACGCGGCAGGTGCAGACCGTGTTGGCACCGGTCGTGATCCTCGCCACCGGCGGCGCCAGCAAGGTCTACCTGTACAGCTCCAACCCCGACGGCGCGACCGGGGACGGAATCGCGATGGCCTGGCGCGCCGGCTGCCGGGTTGCGAACATGGAATTCATGCAGTTCCATCCCACCTGCCTGTTCCACCCCAGGGCCAAATCCTTCCTGATCTCGGAAGCCGTGCGCGGCGAGGGCGGGCACTTGCTCCTGCCCGGCGGCGAACGGTTCATGGAACGCTTCGACCGGCGTGCGGAACTGGCGCCGCGCGACATCGTCGCCCGCGCGATCGACCACGAGATGAAGCGCCTCGGCATCGACTGCGTGTACCTGGACATCAGCCACCGTCCACCGGAATTCGTGCGCGAGCACTTCCCGACCATTCACCAGCGCTGCCTGGAATACGGCTTCGACATGACGACCGAACCGCTGCCGGTGGTGCCGGCCGCGCATTACACCTGCGGCGGGGTGATGGTGAACCGGCACGGACAGACCGACCTCCCGGGGCTCTATGCCGCGGGCGAAGTCTCCTACACCGGGCTGCACGGCGCCAACCGGATGGCGAGCAATTCACTGCTGGAATGCCTGGTCTATGCGCGGGCCGCGGCCGACCACATCCTGTCCGTTCCGGATCCGCTGCGGCCGGAGTCCCTGCCGCAGCCGCCGAACTGGGACGAATCGCGGGTCACCGATTCCGACGAAGAGGTCGTGGTGTCCCACGACTGGGACGAACTCCGCCGGCTGATGTGGGACTACGTCGGGATCGTCCGCAGCCTGGACCGACTGCTGCGTGCGCAGCGGCGCATCCGGGTCCTGATGGAAGAGGTACACGAATACTACAGCCACTACCGCATCACGCCCGACCTGATCGAACTGCGAAACCTCGTGCTGGTCGCCGACATCATCGTGAAGAGCGCGCTGGAACGACGGGAAAGCCGCGGGCTGCATTACGTCCGCAATTATCCGGAGCGCGATCCGGCACTCGACGGCAAACCCACGGTGCAGACGCCGCCATCATCGGCGGCGCACCATCCGGCCTGA
- the rpoE gene encoding RNA polymerase sigma factor RpoE, which produces MSEKASDEALVKRVQSGEKAAFDILVLKYQHKIINLVGRYVHDHAAALDVSQEAFIKAYRGLANFRGESAFYTWLYRIAINTAKNYLVAQGRRRPEAEVDAQDAEQIGGNSALKDSATPEGELLSEEIQAAVQRTIERLPDDLRTAITLRELEGLSYEEIAQTMGCPIGTVRSRIFRAREAIDRTLRPLLND; this is translated from the coding sequence ATGAGCGAGAAGGCTTCCGACGAGGCCCTGGTCAAGCGCGTTCAGAGTGGCGAGAAGGCAGCATTCGACATCCTGGTCCTCAAGTACCAGCACAAGATCATCAATCTGGTCGGGCGCTACGTGCACGACCATGCGGCGGCACTCGACGTGTCGCAGGAGGCCTTCATCAAGGCCTACCGGGGGCTGGCGAATTTTCGGGGCGAGAGCGCCTTCTACACCTGGTTGTACCGGATCGCGATCAACACCGCGAAGAACTACCTCGTGGCCCAGGGAAGGCGGCGGCCTGAAGCGGAGGTGGACGCCCAGGACGCTGAGCAGATCGGTGGCAATTCGGCGCTCAAGGACAGTGCAACCCCTGAAGGGGAGTTGTTGTCAGAGGAAATACAGGCAGCGGTGCAACGCACCATCGAGCGTTTGCCGGACGACCTGCGAACCGCGATTACGCTGCGCGAACTGGAAGGGCTGAGCTACGAGGAGATCGCCCAGACCATGGGATGTCCGATCGGGACCGTCCGTTCGCGCATCTTTCGAGCCAGAGAAGCCATCGACCGGACCCTGCGTCCGCTGCTAAACGATTGA
- a CDS encoding sigma-E factor negative regulatory protein, which translates to MNKQVSKAERLSALVDNETDAFETRRLVGELLKSDGDRGTWARYHLIGDGLRGGLRQVAPVDFVDRIRDELADEAPIRVAAGGNSRARWVRPVAGAGVAAAVAMVTLLGLQMVVGGGENTPVATTEDAEPEALAAENEGGVAPDPRFARYLENHAELVAPGSSAFARVRNSVDGE; encoded by the coding sequence ATGAACAAGCAAGTGAGCAAAGCCGAGCGTCTTTCCGCGCTGGTGGACAACGAGACCGATGCGTTCGAAACCCGCCGGCTGGTGGGTGAGCTGTTGAAGTCGGACGGGGATCGTGGAACCTGGGCGCGCTACCACTTGATCGGGGATGGTCTGCGCGGAGGCCTGCGCCAGGTGGCGCCGGTGGATTTCGTCGATCGTATCCGCGACGAGCTCGCCGACGAGGCACCGATCCGTGTGGCAGCCGGCGGCAACTCGCGTGCACGCTGGGTCAGGCCGGTTGCGGGCGCCGGTGTCGCGGCAGCGGTAGCGATGGTGACCTTGCTGGGCCTGCAGATGGTCGTGGGCGGAGGTGAGAATACACCGGTCGCAACTACCGAAGATGCCGAGCCGGAAGCGCTGGCCGCGGAGAATGAGGGCGGTGTGGCGCCGGATCCGCGCTTCGCGCGCTACCTCGAGAATCATGCCGAGTTGGTGGCTCCGGGATCCTCGGCGTTCGCCCGGGTTCGTAACTCAGTGGACGGCGAGTAG